The Pirellulales bacterium genome has a window encoding:
- a CDS encoding RNA-binding protein, translating into MGKKLYVGNLSYQINNAALEALFAPFGEVRSAQVIQDRDTGSSKGFGFVEMADDNAAREAIKGLNEQQHEGRALIVNEARPREERSGGGGGGGGGGRRGGGGGGGHGRRY; encoded by the coding sequence GTGGGTAAGAAGTTGTATGTCGGGAATCTGAGCTACCAAATCAACAACGCCGCGTTGGAGGCCCTGTTTGCCCCCTTCGGCGAAGTGCGCAGTGCGCAGGTAATTCAGGACCGCGACACTGGTAGTAGCAAGGGTTTTGGATTCGTGGAAATGGCCGACGATAATGCGGCGCGTGAGGCCATCAAGGGCCTGAACGAGCAGCAGCACGAAGGCCGCGCGCTGATCGTCAACGAAGCCCGTCCGCGCGAAGAGCGCAGCGGCGGCGGTGGCGGTGGTGGTGGTGGCGGTCGCCGCGGAGGAGGTGGCGGTGGCGGGCACGGTCGCCGCTACTAA